In the genome of Lacerta agilis isolate rLacAgi1 chromosome 2, rLacAgi1.pri, whole genome shotgun sequence, one region contains:
- the MIF4GD gene encoding MIF4G domain-containing protein encodes MGDTGKEEYKIHSFDTEIQQLLKTALKDPSSVDLEKVANVIVDQSLKDSVFSKEAGRICYTIIQAESKQVGQSVFRRGLLNRLQQEYKDRDELRARSLQAWICYVTFICNIFDYLRVNNMPMMALVNPVYDCLFRLAQPESLRKEEEVDCLVLQLHRIGEQLEKMNTQRMDELFSLLRDGFLLQEGLTSLSQLLLLEIIEFRAADWKMTDAAQKYYYSEVAD; translated from the exons atggGGGACACAGGCAAAGAAGAATATAAAATACACTCGTTCGATACAGAAATTCAGCAGCTACTCAAAACAGCCCTCAAAG ACCCCAGCAGTGTAGATCTGGAGAAGGTCGCCAACGTAATTGTGGACCAGTCCCTCAAAGACTCTGTGTTTAGCAAAGAGGCCGGGCGTATCTGCTACACCATCATCCAG GCGGAGAGCAAACAGGTGGGCCAGAGTGTCTTTCGGCGGGGGCTCCTCAACCGACTTcagcaggagtataaagaccggGATGAACTGCGAGCCCGTTCCCTCCAGGCCTGGATCTGCTATGTCACTTTTATCTGTAACATCTTTGACTACCTGAGG GTCAACAACATGCCCATGATGGCACTGGTGAACCCAGTTTACGATTGCCTGTTCCGGCTGGCGCAGCCAGAGAGCCTGCGGAAAGAGGAAGAG GTGGACTGTCTGGTGTTGCAGTTGCACCGCATTGGTGAACAGCTTGAGAAGATGAACACCCAGAGGATGGATGAGCTTTTTTCCCTCCTGCGAGACGGTTTCCTCCTGCAGGAGGGCCTTACCTCCCTTTCCCAGCTACTCTTGCTTGAGATCATTGAGTTCCGGGCGGCCGACTGGAAAATGACAGATGCGGCTCAGAAGTACTATTACAGTGAGGTCGCAGATTGA
- the MRPS7 gene encoding 28S ribosomal protein S7, mitochondrial, with amino-acid sequence MAASMVEKLGAARQRLCGSWKVWLPGLTQVRWSRYSPVYLEPEVNKEVYHKLPEQLSDEEKAKRELKKVRPIKATASNVTSSVFYDPLISKFTSMMMKGGNKILARNIINQTLEAIKRKQLEKYHKAEEKEKENIECNPYTIFHQALSNCQPVIGLMTVQKGGKNYQVPTPLSDNRRRFLAMKWLLRECRENKHRRTFMHQKLSEELVAAFRNEGPIIKKKHELHKMAESNRAFAHYRWW; translated from the exons ATGGCTGCGTCCATGGTGGAGAAGCTCGGAGCAGCGAGGCAGCGGCTGTGCGGCTCCTGGAAGGTCTGGTTGCCCGG GCTGACTCAGGTCAGATGGAGCCGATACAGTCCCGTTTACCTTGAACCAGAAGTGAACAAAGAAGTGTATCATAAACTTCCAGAACAATTATCAGATGAGGAGAAAGCCAAACGGGAACTCAAAAAAGTCAGACCTATAAAAGCCACCGCTTCCAATGTCACCAGCTCTGTATTCTATGATCCATTAATCAG CAAATTCACTAGCATGATGATGAAGGGAGGAAATAAAATTTTGGCCCGAAACATCATAAATCAG ACTTTAGAAGCAATCAAGAGGAAGCAGCTTGAGAAGTACCATAAAGcggaagagaaggaaaaagaaaacattgagtGCAATCCATACACTATCTTCCACCAGGCACTGAGCAACTGCCAGCCTGTCATTGGGCTGATGACTGTCCAGAAAGGAGGCAAAAACTACCAG GTCCCAACCCCTTTGTCAGACAACCGCCGACGCTTTTTAGCCATGAAGTGGCTGCTCAGGGAATGTCGGGAAAACAAACACAGGCGGACATTTATGCACCAAAAGCTTTCCGAAGAGCTTGTGGCCGCCTTCCGCAATGAAGGACCTATCATAAAGAAAAAGCATGAGTTGCACAAGATGGCAGAGTCTAACCGAGCCTTTGCTCACTACCGGTGGTGGTAG